A genome region from Clostridium pasteurianum includes the following:
- the ptsP gene encoding phosphoenolpyruvate--protein phosphotransferase, translated as MIKKGISASKGYAIGHVFIKANNKVEIVEKKISDIDGEKNRLNAAIEKSRAQLTKIKAKAEKDLGADKAAVFESHMMFLDDPEFVGSAENIISDEKINAEKALENVIDNYVKVFAGIEDEYMKERIADVKDVGNRIIQNLLGNDMTGLADIDKNTVVVAHDLTPSDTAQLDKNRVIAFLTNIGGRTSHSAIMARTLEIPAVVGLHDIVENVKNGDTIIVDGAEGVAIINPDEKTIKEYEAKKVEYEKQQEKLRELINVETRTRAGKRVEVCGNIGKAKDVEAVLKNGGDGVGLFRTEFLYMDRDAMPTEDEQFEAYKTVVEKMNGKTVVIRTLDIGGDKKLSYLPLPEEMNPFLGFRAIRLCLGRKDIFKVQLRALLRASVYGNLKIMFPMISSLEEFLEAKEVLKECMGELKAEGKKFNDKLETGIMVEIPAAAVNSEELAKYVDFFSIGTNDLIQYTLAADRMNEKVSYLYNPMHPAVLKLIKLTIQSAHKEGKWCGMCGEMAGDEKAIPTLVEYGLDEFSMSASSILTAKELIMKA; from the coding sequence ATGATAAAAAAAGGAATATCTGCCTCAAAAGGATATGCAATAGGACACGTTTTTATTAAAGCAAATAATAAAGTGGAAATAGTTGAAAAAAAGATAAGTGATATAGATGGTGAAAAAAATAGACTTAATGCAGCGATAGAAAAATCAAGAGCTCAGCTTACAAAAATTAAAGCCAAAGCTGAAAAGGATTTAGGCGCTGATAAAGCAGCAGTATTTGAAAGCCACATGATGTTTCTTGATGATCCTGAATTTGTTGGTTCAGCAGAAAATATAATATCAGATGAAAAGATAAATGCTGAAAAAGCACTTGAAAATGTAATAGATAATTATGTAAAAGTTTTTGCAGGTATTGAAGACGAGTACATGAAAGAAAGAATAGCTGATGTAAAAGATGTTGGAAATAGAATTATACAAAACCTTTTAGGAAATGATATGACAGGTCTTGCTGATATAGATAAAAATACAGTTGTAGTTGCACATGATTTAACACCTTCAGATACAGCTCAACTTGATAAAAATAGAGTAATTGCATTTTTAACTAACATAGGTGGAAGAACATCTCACAGCGCTATAATGGCAAGAACACTTGAAATACCAGCAGTTGTTGGACTTCATGACATAGTAGAAAACGTTAAAAATGGAGATACTATAATAGTAGACGGAGCAGAAGGCGTTGCTATAATAAATCCTGATGAAAAGACAATAAAAGAATACGAAGCTAAAAAGGTTGAATATGAGAAGCAGCAGGAAAAATTAAGAGAGCTCATAAATGTAGAAACAAGAACTAGAGCAGGAAAAAGAGTAGAGGTTTGTGGAAACATAGGAAAGGCTAAAGATGTTGAAGCTGTACTTAAAAATGGCGGAGATGGAGTAGGTCTTTTCAGAACAGAATTTTTATACATGGATAGAGATGCAATGCCTACAGAAGATGAGCAGTTTGAAGCATATAAAACTGTAGTAGAAAAAATGAATGGTAAAACAGTTGTAATAAGAACACTAGATATAGGTGGAGATAAAAAACTTTCATACTTACCTCTTCCAGAAGAAATGAATCCATTCCTTGGTTTTAGAGCAATAAGACTTTGCCTTGGAAGAAAAGATATATTTAAAGTTCAATTAAGAGCACTTTTAAGAGCTTCTGTATATGGAAATTTAAAAATAATGTTCCCTATGATATCATCACTTGAAGAATTCTTAGAAGCTAAAGAAGTTCTTAAAGAATGTATGGGTGAATTAAAAGCCGAAGGAAAGAAATTTAATGATAAACTTGAAACAGGAATAATGGTTGAAATCCCAGCAGCTGCTGTAAACTCAGAAGAACTTGCAAAATACGTTGATTTCTTTAGTATAGGAACTAATGACCTTATACAATATACTTTAGCAGCAGATAGAATGAATGAGAAGGTATCATACCTTTATAACCCAATGCATCCTGCTGTACTTAAGTTAATAAAATTGACAATTCAATCTGCACACAAAGAAGGAAAATGGTGTGGAATGTGCGGTGAGATGGCTGGAGATGAAAAGGCAATACCAACATTAGTAGAGTATGGTCTTGACGAATTCTCAATGAGTGCGTCTTCAATCTTAACTGCAAAAGAATTGATTATGAAAGCCTAA